The Quercus robur chromosome 7, dhQueRobu3.1, whole genome shotgun sequence genome has a segment encoding these proteins:
- the LOC126692563 gene encoding WRKY DNA-binding transcription factor 70-like: MECTWPESIPSSKKTASAIEELVQGRDIANQLRSLLNKSAGDNNKAAPADDLVLKILKSFTNSLSILNNADSDEVSQIQANTHVTNWNGGPKSSESSEETSRSTAHKDRRGCYKRRKTAQSWTKETPSLTDDGYAWRKYGQKVILNAKFPRHYYRCTHKHDQGCLATKHVQRIHDDPPKYRSTYIGHHTCRNRNFLKVPELFLDSSPPSDSSVLLSFDKSTITNKQDSPFFTSFQSSIKQEYMEEILSDHNDIAHIQSSSSDYLVSPDRTVAFESLAHMSVLSSTLDSDNGDVISGDMMGSVEFGDDFLIDDFP, from the exons ATGGAGTGTACTTGGCCTGAGAGCATACCTTCTAGCAAGAAAACGGCGTCGGCAATAGAAGAGCTTGTTCAAGGCCGTGATATTGCAAATCAGCTCCGTTCTTTGCTTAATAAGTCAGCTGGAGACAACAACAAGGCAGCTCCAGCTGACGATCTTGTTCTGAAAATCTTGAAGTCCTTTACTAATAGCCTCTCGATATTGAACAACGCTGATTCTGATGAGGTGTCTCAAATTCAGGCCAATACCCATGTCACCAATTGGAATGGTGGCCCCAAGTCATCAGAATCTTCAGAAGAAACTTCCAGGAGTACAGCACACAAGGATCGGAGAGGCTGTTATAAGAGaag GAAGACAGCTCAGTCGTGGACAAAAGAAACCCCTAGTCTGACAGATGACGGCTATGCGTGGAGAAAATATGGACAAAAAGTAATCCTTAATGCCAAATTCCCAAG GCATTACTATAGGTGCACTCATAAACATGATCAAGGGTGCCTAGCAACCAAACATGTGCAAAGAATCCATGATGATCCACCGAAGTATAGGAGCACATATATAGGCCATCACACATGCAGAAACAGAAACTTCCTAAAAGTCCCTGAATTGTTCTTGGATTCTTCCCCACCTAGTGACTCTTCCGTGCTACTAAGTTTTGACAAGTCCACTATCACCAACAAACAAGACAGCCCCTTTTTCACATCCTTCCAATCCTCCATAAAGCAGGAATACATGGAAGAGATTCTTAGTGATCATAATGATATTGCTCACATCCAATCATCATCGTCTGATTATCTCGTTTCCCCAGATCGAACTGTGGCATTTGAATCACTCGCCCACATGTCTGTCTTATCATCAACATTGGACTCTGACAATGGGGATGTGATTTCTGGGGATATGATGGGTTCGGTTGAATTTGGCGATGATTTTTTGATAGATGATTTTCCTTAG